A stretch of Blautia liquoris DNA encodes these proteins:
- a CDS encoding SpoIID/LytB domain-containing protein: MKWENILLLLLCVGGLIYSGQIHENNEPAFEKPIKTVSPSRKPDKTKEAVSGEKERKTVSEEGGISDPSLKQPAEKTIRVLIKTQDFEGDYHSGLTLVCNSNTKTEDGSRTFTAGDTISLDMGSDLFDQEGALKLFPEDEKAGFTVTSVKREQGTPTYEGKFEIYRSKEGMLLINVLNLETYLKYVVPSEMPSTYEAEALKAQSVCARTYAYKHMRDTSLANKHADVDDSVSYQVYNNVSRQAVTDQAVDETADQVMMCDGEPITAYFFSTSSGSTSTNEVWSETPEKYLQCVNSGGLESSEPWFRWNVTLPLDYLNHQIEKFNIGTLQAIIILKKSSGGAVDELKLVGSNGEKILDSEYTIRQVLSTKGIPVNRQDGTMTTKMSLMPSAYFTCTPVYEQDQVTGYYFEGGGYGHGVGMSQNGANHLAASGKKWQEILNYFYKEIDLCPIV, encoded by the coding sequence ATGAAATGGGAAAATATCTTATTACTATTATTATGCGTTGGCGGTCTGATCTACTCAGGTCAAATTCATGAGAACAATGAACCGGCTTTTGAAAAACCGATCAAGACGGTGTCTCCTTCCAGGAAGCCAGACAAGACAAAAGAAGCTGTTTCAGGAGAAAAAGAAAGAAAAACTGTGTCTGAGGAGGGCGGTATAAGTGATCCGTCGTTGAAACAGCCTGCGGAAAAAACAATCCGTGTATTGATTAAAACACAGGATTTTGAAGGGGATTACCATTCCGGCTTAACACTTGTCTGCAACAGCAATACGAAGACAGAGGACGGCAGCAGGACATTTACGGCTGGTGATACCATCTCGTTGGATATGGGAAGTGACCTCTTTGATCAGGAAGGAGCTCTTAAGCTGTTTCCTGAGGATGAAAAAGCAGGATTTACGGTGACCTCTGTAAAAAGAGAACAGGGAACACCAACCTATGAAGGTAAATTTGAAATATACAGATCAAAAGAAGGTATGCTTCTGATCAATGTATTAAATCTTGAAACTTATCTGAAGTATGTGGTTCCAAGTGAGATGCCTTCAACCTATGAGGCAGAGGCATTGAAGGCACAGTCTGTCTGTGCCCGTACATATGCATATAAACATATGCGGGATACTTCTTTGGCCAATAAGCATGCAGACGTGGATGACAGCGTGTCATACCAGGTCTATAATAATGTTTCGCGCCAGGCTGTCACAGATCAGGCAGTCGATGAAACAGCAGATCAGGTAATGATGTGTGACGGAGAACCAATCACAGCTTATTTTTTTTCCACCTCTTCGGGGTCGACGAGTACGAATGAAGTCTGGTCGGAAACACCCGAGAAATATCTTCAGTGTGTAAACAGCGGCGGACTGGAAAGCTCAGAACCCTGGTTTCGGTGGAATGTTACCCTTCCCCTTGATTATCTGAATCATCAGATTGAAAAATTCAATATCGGTACACTCCAGGCAATCATCATTTTAAAAAAGAGCTCCGGGGGTGCAGTAGATGAATTAAAGCTGGTGGGAAGTAATGGAGAAAAGATATTAGACAGTGAATATACCATTCGGCAAGTATTGTCTACGAAGGGAATACCTGTAAACAGACAGGATGGAACTATGACTACAAAGATGAGCCTGATGCCGAGTGCTTATTTTACATGCACACCGGTTTATGAACAGGATCAGGTGACGGGATACTATTTTGAAGGCGGGGGATATGGGCATGGAGTGGGGATGAGCCAGAATGGAGCAAATCATCTTGCCGCTTCGGGGAAGAAATGGCAGGAGATATTAAATTATTTCTACAAGGAAATTGACCTGTGCCCAATTGTATGA
- a CDS encoding YihY/virulence factor BrkB family protein, translating into MKEAREFTKRLSHDNVGAFAAQAAYFILLSLIPMLLLFMTLIQFTSVSKDMASNMLMQVVPAEFQSLVERIIGEVYAKSTSVVPVSLVVTLWSAGKGVNALTAGFNSIYHVPETRGYIIGRVRSAFYTLMFILAVIASLVLMVFGNTIQKSLEKYVPVLARVTSFILSMRTLIMVVALTVLFLFLYKFIPNRKTAFRSQLPGAMFSSVAWAVFSLGFSFYLDNFPGFSNMYGSLTTLVIVMLWMYFCMYIILIGAEINFNYEDKLKGLQNSTKRRIREEYQNLIDNPRKDD; encoded by the coding sequence ATGAAGGAAGCCCGGGAGTTTACGAAGAGACTCAGCCATGATAATGTAGGAGCGTTTGCAGCGCAGGCGGCCTACTTTATTTTGCTGTCTCTTATTCCCATGCTTTTACTTTTTATGACTCTTATACAATTTACCAGCGTCTCGAAGGATATGGCCAGCAATATGTTGATGCAGGTAGTTCCAGCGGAGTTTCAAAGTCTGGTTGAGAGAATTATTGGGGAAGTCTATGCAAAATCCACTTCCGTCGTGCCGGTGTCTCTTGTCGTTACCCTCTGGTCTGCGGGGAAGGGTGTCAATGCACTTACGGCCGGATTTAACAGTATCTATCATGTTCCGGAGACACGGGGGTATATTATAGGGAGAGTCCGCTCTGCCTTTTATACTCTGATGTTTATTCTGGCCGTGATAGCCTCACTGGTGTTGATGGTATTTGGAAACACAATCCAGAAGTCTCTGGAAAAGTACGTGCCGGTACTTGCCAGAGTTACTTCCTTTATTTTAAGTATGCGGACACTTATTATGGTTGTCGCTTTGACGGTCCTCTTTCTCTTTTTGTATAAGTTTATACCGAACCGGAAAACTGCATTTCGCAGTCAGCTTCCGGGGGCCATGTTCTCTTCAGTTGCCTGGGCAGTTTTTTCACTTGGATTTTCCTTTTATCTAGATAATTTCCCGGGGTTTTCTAATATGTATGGCAGCCTCACAACCCTTGTAATTGTGATGTTGTGGATGTACTTTTGCATGTACATCATACTGATCGGCGCGGAGATAAATTTTAATTATGAGGACAAGTTGAAAGGCCTGCAAAATTCCACCAAAAGGAGAATTCGAGAGGAGTATCAAAATCTCATCGACAATCCAAGAAAAGATGACTAG
- a CDS encoding SpaA isopeptide-forming pilin-related protein, whose amino-acid sequence MKRQTLFQRRMNFVMALILPILILSTMLSHPLKIYGDSENAVVTRGKRIPYPKEIGGGWSTFYYYLDGNLVYCLEPPKDSPKNGTVVETNPLLGNESLEKVLYYGYGGPEDCTDIFMGWADDDLRYLFTHIAASFAYCGFDGLKGCNQELLEEAGVWAYIEYIENLPAVPDTQLSFTSSEIESHMEDTIQRTGEITLQGDARNEIQIPLSPDITLHNDTQKTEITGKTATVHGGDTFYFSAPLIDLEDYESGELYGSLDKSWRSIITKTEGSYQVLGGIKPYKEKSVPVKLRIKWARIPFEAYLRIRKVDKNTQKPVLLAGASFKIRNLDTKEDMILDYQGQKISEFTTDDTGVITTPLKLSEGKYEVREVHAPAGYLLSDEKAVFTVEKSDSLSGDDQNAVIDVVMTDEQQKGRIEIQKHGQKLHGYEDDFLYNDDVLEGVKFSVSAAEDIYTPDHQTDENGNRILDSYQGTELRKGAKLIEITTDLAGIASLYDIPLGRYEIREIETQDGFLISDEPFILEVPVEPETENECVVSYDCENIRQRTRLSLTKTDEGTNKPLMGVVYGVYANQDFFAADQVVVSKDTLLQEKTTDQDGNLTFDLDLPPGLYYVKELKAPEGYIRDETKYEVDLTGKEDAEKKNPEIIEKHLELTNKKEVPPAPPTPTPPTPQEEIPQLPKKEAKKLVQSTPVKTGDESEISEAAAITAASGLLVTVLLVLKKKRIKTHSKCK is encoded by the coding sequence ATGAAAAGACAAACTTTATTTCAGAGAAGAATGAATTTTGTTATGGCTCTTATTCTGCCAATTCTAATATTATCGACAATGCTTTCACATCCTCTCAAGATCTACGGAGATTCTGAAAATGCTGTTGTGACAAGGGGGAAGAGAATACCTTATCCGAAAGAGATCGGAGGCGGGTGGTCTACGTTTTATTATTATCTTGACGGAAATCTTGTCTATTGTCTGGAACCCCCAAAAGATAGTCCGAAAAACGGTACCGTTGTAGAGACGAACCCCCTTTTGGGAAATGAATCGCTCGAGAAAGTACTGTACTATGGATATGGCGGTCCGGAAGACTGCACGGATATTTTTATGGGCTGGGCTGATGATGACCTCAGATATTTATTTACGCATATTGCGGCATCTTTTGCCTATTGCGGTTTCGATGGTCTGAAAGGTTGTAATCAGGAGCTGCTTGAGGAAGCCGGAGTATGGGCATACATTGAGTATATTGAGAATCTTCCTGCCGTGCCTGACACGCAGCTGTCATTTACAAGTTCAGAGATTGAAAGCCACATGGAGGATACCATTCAAAGGACCGGGGAGATCACCCTGCAAGGAGATGCACGAAACGAGATACAGATTCCACTTTCGCCAGACATCACCCTTCACAACGACACACAGAAAACAGAGATTACGGGGAAGACAGCCACAGTTCACGGTGGGGACACTTTTTACTTTTCTGCACCGCTTATCGATTTAGAAGACTATGAAAGTGGAGAACTCTATGGAAGTCTGGATAAAAGCTGGAGATCTATCATAACGAAGACGGAGGGAAGCTATCAGGTGCTAGGCGGAATTAAGCCATATAAGGAGAAGTCGGTACCTGTAAAACTACGGATCAAATGGGCAAGGATTCCTTTTGAGGCATATCTGAGGATAAGGAAAGTTGACAAGAATACACAAAAACCAGTTCTTCTTGCGGGCGCATCTTTTAAGATACGAAATCTCGACACAAAGGAAGACATGATTTTAGATTATCAAGGACAGAAAATCAGTGAATTTACCACGGATGATACCGGAGTAATCACAACTCCTCTGAAATTAAGTGAGGGAAAGTATGAGGTAAGAGAAGTACATGCTCCGGCTGGATATCTTCTTTCCGATGAAAAAGCGGTCTTTACTGTTGAAAAATCAGATTCACTTTCTGGGGATGATCAGAACGCTGTGATTGACGTGGTGATGACTGATGAACAACAAAAAGGCAGAATCGAGATACAGAAGCACGGACAAAAACTTCATGGGTATGAGGATGATTTTCTTTATAACGACGATGTTCTGGAAGGTGTAAAGTTTTCGGTTTCAGCCGCAGAGGATATCTATACCCCAGATCATCAGACCGATGAGAACGGTAACAGAATTCTGGACAGTTATCAAGGAACTGAGCTTCGCAAAGGGGCCAAATTAATTGAAATAACAACAGATTTGGCAGGCATAGCCTCTCTTTATGATATTCCGCTCGGAAGATATGAGATACGGGAGATTGAGACACAAGACGGTTTTTTAATCTCGGACGAGCCTTTCATATTGGAAGTGCCTGTAGAGCCTGAGACGGAGAATGAATGTGTGGTGTCCTATGATTGTGAAAATATCAGGCAGAGGACAAGATTATCGCTTACCAAAACAGATGAAGGCACCAATAAGCCGCTTATGGGGGTTGTTTACGGAGTTTATGCAAATCAGGATTTTTTTGCAGCAGACCAGGTTGTTGTAAGCAAAGATACCCTGCTTCAGGAAAAGACCACAGATCAGGATGGAAATCTTACCTTCGATTTGGACCTGCCTCCGGGGCTTTACTATGTAAAAGAGCTTAAAGCACCGGAGGGATACATCAGAGATGAAACCAAATATGAGGTAGATCTTACCGGTAAAGAAGATGCTGAGAAAAAAAATCCAGAAATCATAGAGAAACATCTGGAATTGACGAATAAAAAAGAAGTACCACCTGCACCGCCTACTCCTACGCCTCCCACACCGCAGGAAGAGATACCACAATTGCCAAAGAAAGAAGCAAAGAAACTTGTACAGAGCACACCCGTGAAAACGGGAGACGAATCGGAAATCAGTGAGGCAGCAGCTATCACGGCTGCAAGTGGCTTATTAGTCACTGTGCTCTTGGTACTCAAAAAAAAGAGAATAAAAACCCATTCCAAGTGTAAGTGA
- a CDS encoding MutS-related protein, translating into MKEEDIIIIGTIVCLLIVMILVMIKNNFARKKRLLERIREGWGKVSDREYSENELAGIKKYSERMRGEQFYLDDITWNDLGMDDIFFLINNTMSSCGEDYLYAMLRLPLSDEKTLDERERLITYFSEHENERIALQRIFASIGKIKDISLTDYVYRINNADRKKKGKYIFLCFLSFISIVTLFLMPLAGVLFFLAIAVVNISVHLKDSSSMEPYFKSLSCILRVLYAADELKKLHIPEIKNYTGRIAEDAQKMKTIKRKARMLTNSKGMEDFWALLASYINSFFLLDFIMFYGVLDEYDGHIKEIEELIELIGILDSALAVSSFREYLPFYSSPEFIDEDPVSLEVHDLYHPLISDPVANSICVSGGVLITGSNASGKSTFLKMIAVNAILAQSMHTCIASQYRACKFKVMTSMALHDNLLGGESYFIVEIKSLKRIMDEAEKGEPLLCIIDEVLRGTNTIERIAASSEILNALSLSHVVCFAATHDIELSQILKDVYENYHFEEEVTGQDVRFNYMLKPGNASSRNAITLLEMLGYDKSIVKDARAEAGVFETEGIWKPLKGEDKNEG; encoded by the coding sequence ATGAAGGAAGAAGATATTATAATAATTGGCACAATAGTATGTTTGCTTATCGTTATGATACTGGTAATGATAAAAAATAACTTTGCCAGGAAAAAACGTCTGCTTGAACGAATTCGAGAAGGGTGGGGGAAAGTTTCGGACCGGGAATACAGTGAGAATGAACTTGCCGGCATTAAGAAATATAGCGAGCGCATGCGTGGTGAACAGTTTTATCTGGACGATATCACCTGGAATGATCTGGGCATGGATGATATCTTCTTTCTAATCAATAACACCATGTCTTCTTGTGGAGAAGATTATCTCTATGCAATGCTCAGATTACCCTTATCTGATGAGAAAACATTAGATGAGAGGGAACGGCTGATTACTTATTTTAGTGAACATGAGAATGAACGAATTGCCTTACAGAGAATCTTCGCCTCGATTGGAAAAATTAAAGATATTTCCCTTACCGATTATGTATATCGGATTAATAATGCGGACAGAAAGAAAAAGGGAAAGTACATTTTTTTGTGTTTTTTATCATTCATCTCAATTGTCACACTGTTTCTGATGCCTTTAGCAGGTGTGTTGTTCTTTCTGGCTATTGCTGTTGTCAATATTTCTGTGCATCTAAAGGATAGTAGTTCTATGGAGCCTTATTTTAAGAGCTTGTCATGTATTCTTCGTGTTTTATATGCAGCGGATGAATTGAAAAAGCTTCATATTCCAGAGATTAAGAACTATACAGGGCGGATTGCAGAGGATGCACAGAAGATGAAAACTATTAAAAGAAAAGCCCGAATGCTTACTAATTCGAAGGGAATGGAGGATTTCTGGGCGCTTCTTGCATCGTATATTAATAGCTTCTTTCTACTGGATTTCATAATGTTTTATGGAGTTTTGGACGAATATGACGGACATATAAAAGAAATAGAGGAACTAATTGAGTTAATTGGCATTCTGGACAGTGCACTTGCTGTCTCTTCTTTCAGAGAATATCTTCCTTTTTATTCAAGTCCAGAGTTTATCGATGAAGATCCTGTCTCATTGGAGGTGCATGATCTTTACCATCCGCTGATTAGTGATCCGGTGGCAAACAGCATTTGTGTATCTGGAGGGGTACTGATCACTGGGTCAAATGCATCCGGGAAGTCCACATTTTTGAAAATGATTGCGGTAAATGCTATTTTGGCTCAGTCGATGCATACTTGTATTGCATCACAATATCGTGCGTGCAAATTTAAAGTGATGACATCTATGGCACTTCATGATAACCTTCTGGGCGGTGAGAGCTATTTCATTGTGGAGATCAAATCTCTGAAAAGAATTATGGATGAAGCAGAAAAAGGAGAGCCGCTGCTTTGTATTATTGATGAAGTGCTCAGGGGAACCAACACGATCGAACGAATTGCGGCATCTTCTGAAATTTTAAATGCACTTAGTTTGTCTCATGTTGTGTGCTTTGCGGCAACTCATGATATTGAGCTGTCACAGATATTGAAAGATGTCTATGAGAATTATCATTTTGAGGAAGAAGTAACAGGACAAGATGTGCGATTCAATTATATGTTAAAACCAGGAAACGCTTCAAGCCGCAATGCGATCACACTGCTTGAGATGTTGGGTTATGACAAAAGTATTGTGAAAGATGCGAGAGCTGAAGCTGGAGTTTTCGAAACTGAAGGCATCTGGAAACCGTTAAAAGGAGAAGATAAGAATGAAGGTTGA
- the rnhA gene encoding ribonuclease HI, whose protein sequence is MKVDIYTDGAARGNPDGPGGYGCVLRYVDTKGGVHEREFSQGYKKTTNNRMELMAVIIGLEALKKPCDVDVYSDSKYVVDSFNKHWIDNWISKGWTRGKNEKVKNVELWKRLLKAMKPHNVRFCWVKGHAGNHFNERCDKLATAAADGADLIEDNIM, encoded by the coding sequence ATGAAGGTTGATATCTATACAGATGGAGCAGCAAGAGGGAATCCGGACGGACCGGGTGGTTACGGCTGCGTACTGCGATATGTAGACACGAAAGGTGGTGTTCATGAAAGAGAGTTTTCACAGGGATATAAGAAGACAACAAATAACCGCATGGAGCTTATGGCTGTTATCATAGGCCTCGAGGCATTAAAGAAGCCCTGCGATGTGGATGTCTATTCTGATTCCAAGTATGTCGTTGACTCCTTTAACAAACATTGGATTGATAACTGGATCAGCAAGGGTTGGACGAGAGGAAAGAATGAAAAGGTAAAGAATGTCGAACTCTGGAAGAGACTTTTGAAAGCGATGAAACCTCATAACGTAAGATTTTGCTGGGTCAAAGGTCATGCCGGAAATCATTTTAATGAACGTTGTGACAAACTGGCTACAGCTGCAGCCGATGGTGCTGATCTGATTGAAGATAACATAATGTGA
- the tyrS gene encoding tyrosine--tRNA ligase, with protein sequence MKIYEELQERGLIAQVTDEKEIRELVNNGKATFYIGFDPTADSLHVGHFMALCLMKRLQMAGNKPIALLGGGTGMVGDPSGRSDMRQMMTVETIQHNCDRFKEQISRFIDFSNDKALIVNNAEWLNNLNYIEFLRDVGPHFSVNRMLTAECYKQRMEKGLSFLEFNYMIMQSYDFFELFTRYGCNMQFGGDDQWSNMLGGTELIRRKLGKDAYAMTITLLLNSEGKKMGKTQSGAVWLDPDKTSPFDFYQYWRNVSDSDVLKCLRMLTFLPLEQIDEMDHWEGSRLNQAKEILAYELTNLVHGEDEAKKAQSSAKEIFAGSGSSENMPTEEIANEDFENDQIDLISLLQKAGLVDTRSEGRRAILQGGVQINGEKIQDVKYLVLKEKFAPDGLILRKGKKNYKKVCVK encoded by the coding sequence ATGAAAATCTATGAAGAATTACAGGAACGTGGGCTGATTGCACAGGTGACGGACGAGAAGGAAATCAGGGAACTGGTAAACAATGGAAAGGCGACATTTTATATTGGGTTTGACCCGACAGCGGACAGCCTGCATGTAGGTCACTTTATGGCTTTATGTCTGATGAAACGGCTGCAGATGGCCGGTAATAAACCTATTGCTCTTTTGGGAGGCGGCACCGGAATGGTCGGGGACCCTTCTGGGAGAAGTGATATGCGCCAGATGATGACTGTGGAGACAATTCAGCACAACTGTGACCGATTCAAAGAACAGATCAGCCGTTTTATCGATTTCTCGAATGACAAAGCTTTGATTGTCAATAATGCCGAGTGGCTTAATAACTTGAATTATATTGAGTTTTTGAGAGATGTAGGTCCTCATTTTTCCGTGAACCGTATGCTGACTGCTGAGTGTTATAAGCAGAGAATGGAGAAAGGGCTAAGTTTTCTGGAATTCAATTACATGATTATGCAAAGCTATGATTTCTTTGAGCTCTTTACCAGATATGGCTGTAATATGCAGTTTGGTGGTGATGATCAGTGGAGCAATATGCTGGGCGGAACAGAACTGATTCGACGCAAACTCGGAAAAGATGCTTATGCCATGACAATTACTCTGCTTTTGAATTCTGAGGGTAAAAAGATGGGAAAGACTCAGTCAGGAGCTGTGTGGCTTGATCCTGATAAAACTTCTCCTTTCGATTTTTATCAGTACTGGAGGAATGTATCGGATTCGGACGTCTTGAAATGCCTCCGTATGCTGACATTCCTTCCGCTGGAGCAGATCGACGAGATGGACCACTGGGAGGGTTCCAGACTAAACCAGGCTAAAGAAATACTGGCTTATGAACTGACAAATCTTGTTCACGGTGAGGATGAAGCAAAAAAAGCACAGAGCAGTGCGAAGGAAATTTTTGCAGGCAGTGGTTCTTCTGAAAACATGCCAACAGAGGAGATTGCAAATGAAGATTTCGAGAATGATCAGATTGACTTGATCAGCCTTCTTCAAAAAGCAGGCCTTGTGGACACAAGAAGTGAGGGAAGACGTGCTATTTTACAGGGAGGGGTTCAGATTAACGGCGAAAAAATACAGGACGTGAAATATCTTGTTTTAAAAGAGAAATTCGCTCCAGACGGACTCATCCTGCGAAAGGGAAAGAAGAACTATAAAAAAGTTTGCGTCAAATAA
- the alaS gene encoding alanine--tRNA ligase, producing the protein MEKYGVNELRRMFLEFFESKGHLAMESFSLVPHNDNSLLLINSGMAPLKPYFTGAEIPPKTRVTTCQKCIRTGDIENVGKTARHGTFFEMLGNFSFGDYFKHEAIRWSWEFLTEVVGLDADRLYPSVYEKDDEAFDIWQNEIGISSERIFRFGKEDNFWEHGSGPCGPCSEIYYDRGEEYGCKKPGCTVGCDCDRYMEVWNNVFSQFNNDGHGHYTDLIQKNIDTGMGLERLAVAVQDVDSIFDIDTIRALRDKVCEIAGVRYGENHATDVSIRLITDHIRSATFMISDGIMPTNEGRGYVLRRLIRRASRHGRLLNIHGLFLAKLCDTVIEGSKDGYPELEEKKNFIFNVLNNEEKQFHKTIDQGLTILNEMEEKLSSMGLKILDGEDAFKLYDTYGFPLDLTREILGEKGYDIDEEGFKKSMEEQRNRARSARAATNYMGKESTVYDLIPASLSTKFVGYDHLACESKVTALTTDASDKNAELTDSLMEGQKGTIVVEETPFYATMGGQVGDCGTISTENGVFQVDETIHLGGEKYGHVGVMKSGMILGGDVVTLAVDGPARRATARNHSATHLLQKALKNVLGSHVEQKGSLVTPTRLRFDFAHFAPMTEDEISQVENLVNEEIQAQLMVKTEVMNIEEAKKTGAMALFGEKYGDKVRIVSMGDFSKEFCGGTHVHNTGDIMLFKILSESGIAAGVRRIEALTGEEVIAYYKKQELILSNVAEKLKCSPQETVEKVTHLQAENRELHSDNESLKSKAARNALGDVMEKVQEINGVKLLAASVPDQDMNALRDLGDQLKSKIGEGVVVLASSKNKKVSLLAMATDTAMKKGAHAGKLVKELAALVGGGGGGRPNMAQAGGKNADQIPAAISKASQVLEGQIQ; encoded by the coding sequence TTGGAGAAATATGGTGTGAATGAACTCCGAAGAATGTTTCTGGAATTCTTTGAGAGTAAGGGACATCTGGCAATGGAGAGTTTTTCTTTGGTGCCACATAATGATAACAGCCTGTTGTTAATTAACTCGGGTATGGCACCACTGAAACCATACTTTACAGGTGCGGAGATTCCGCCAAAAACCCGTGTTACTACCTGCCAGAAATGTATCCGAACCGGAGATATTGAAAATGTAGGAAAGACCGCACGCCATGGCACCTTTTTTGAAATGCTCGGTAATTTCTCATTCGGAGATTATTTTAAACATGAGGCGATTAGATGGTCCTGGGAATTCTTGACAGAAGTTGTTGGCCTTGATGCGGACAGGTTATACCCTTCTGTATATGAAAAGGATGATGAAGCCTTTGATATATGGCAAAATGAGATTGGAATTTCATCTGAGAGGATCTTCCGTTTTGGAAAGGAAGATAACTTCTGGGAGCATGGAAGTGGCCCCTGCGGTCCCTGTTCTGAGATCTATTATGATCGAGGAGAGGAATATGGCTGTAAAAAACCGGGCTGCACGGTAGGCTGTGACTGTGATCGCTACATGGAGGTCTGGAATAACGTGTTTTCTCAGTTTAACAACGACGGACATGGCCATTATACAGATCTGATCCAGAAGAACATTGATACCGGGATGGGGCTTGAACGCCTTGCAGTTGCAGTTCAGGATGTAGATTCTATTTTCGACATAGATACGATCCGCGCACTGCGCGATAAGGTGTGTGAAATTGCAGGAGTAAGATATGGTGAGAATCATGCGACAGACGTTTCCATACGTCTGATCACAGATCACATACGTTCTGCAACATTCATGATTTCGGATGGAATTATGCCGACGAATGAAGGACGCGGATATGTACTTAGACGACTGATTCGACGTGCATCCAGACATGGCAGACTCTTAAACATTCATGGTCTGTTCCTTGCAAAATTATGCGATACAGTGATAGAAGGAAGCAAAGATGGGTATCCCGAGCTTGAAGAAAAGAAAAATTTTATTTTCAATGTCCTGAATAATGAGGAAAAGCAGTTCCATAAAACTATCGATCAGGGACTCACAATTTTAAATGAAATGGAAGAAAAACTTTCCAGTATGGGACTTAAGATTTTAGACGGTGAAGATGCTTTCAAGCTATATGACACTTATGGATTTCCGCTCGATCTGACCCGTGAGATCCTTGGAGAGAAAGGCTATGACATCGACGAAGAGGGTTTTAAAAAATCGATGGAGGAACAGCGTAACAGAGCGAGAAGTGCTCGTGCGGCAACGAACTATATGGGGAAAGAATCTACTGTATACGATTTGATTCCAGCATCTTTGTCTACTAAATTTGTAGGATACGATCATCTTGCATGTGAATCGAAAGTGACGGCTCTGACGACCGATGCCAGTGACAAAAATGCGGAACTTACAGATTCCCTGATGGAAGGGCAGAAAGGCACAATCGTTGTGGAAGAGACTCCGTTTTATGCTACCATGGGCGGGCAGGTCGGAGACTGTGGTACCATCAGCACAGAAAACGGCGTATTTCAAGTCGATGAGACGATTCATCTTGGCGGGGAAAAGTACGGTCATGTAGGCGTGATGAAAAGTGGTATGATCTTGGGGGGCGATGTAGTAACCCTTGCAGTAGATGGACCCGCAAGAAGGGCGACTGCCAGAAATCACAGTGCAACACACCTGCTTCAGAAAGCACTCAAGAATGTTCTGGGAAGTCATGTTGAACAAAAGGGATCACTCGTTACGCCAACCAGACTTAGGTTTGACTTTGCTCATTTTGCTCCTATGACGGAAGATGAGATTAGCCAGGTGGAGAACCTGGTGAATGAAGAAATTCAGGCACAGCTTATGGTTAAAACAGAAGTCATGAATATCGAAGAGGCGAAAAAAACTGGTGCAATGGCATTATTCGGTGAAAAATATGGTGATAAAGTCCGCATTGTTTCGATGGGTGATTTCTCGAAAGAATTCTGCGGGGGAACTCATGTCCACAATACTGGAGATATTATGCTCTTTAAGATTCTGTCTGAATCAGGGATCGCAGCCGGGGTCCGCAGGATTGAGGCTTTGACAGGTGAAGAGGTAATAGCATATTATAAAAAACAAGAGCTCATTCTTTCGAATGTAGCTGAAAAGTTAAAATGCAGTCCGCAGGAAACGGTGGAAAAGGTTACTCATCTTCAGGCGGAAAACAGAGAGCTTCATAGTGATAATGAATCCTTGAAGAGTAAAGCTGCAAGGAATGCACTTGGAGACGTCATGGAAAAGGTTCAGGAAATAAACGGTGTAAAACTACTTGCAGCGTCTGTGCCTGATCAGGATATGAACGCTCTTCGCGACCTTGGTGATCAGTTGAAATCTAAAATTGGGGAGGGCGTTGTGGTCCTGGCATCCTCCAAGAACAAGAAAGTAAGTCTGCTTGCCATGGCAACTGATACCGCTATGAAAAAGGGCGCTCATGCAGGAAAGCTTGTGAAGGAACTTGCCGCACTTGTCGGCGGAGGCGGAGGTGGCCGTCCGAATATGGCACAGGCTGGTGGTAAAAATGCCGATCAGATACCTGCTGCGATATCAAAAGCATCACAGGTACTGGAAGGACAGATTCAATAA
- the rpsU gene encoding 30S ribosomal protein S21, whose translation MSNVIVKENETLDSALRRFKRSCAKAGIQQEIRKREHYEKPSVRRKKKSEAARKRKYN comes from the coding sequence ATGTCAAATGTAATCGTTAAAGAAAACGAGACGTTGGATAGTGCTTTACGCAGATTTAAACGCAGCTGCGCAAAAGCAGGTATTCAGCAGGAAATTCGCAAGAGGGAGCATTACGAAAAACCAAGTGTTCGTCGTAAGAAGAAATCTGAAGCTGCTAGAAAGCGTAAATATAATTAA